In Streptococcus dysgalactiae subsp. dysgalactiae, the following are encoded in one genomic region:
- the dltD gene encoding D-alanyl-lipoteichoic acid biosynthesis protein DltD, with amino-acid sequence MLKRLWLILGPLFIAFILVVITIFSFPTKLNQSLTEERSNAVAISDSSFKNGLIKRQALSDKTIHFVPFFGSSEWSRMDGMHPSVLAERYNRTYRPFLIGKRGSASLSHYYGMQQISKEMQGQKAVFVVSPQWFTPQGINPGAAQMYLSNTQVIEFLLNAKSDKESRFAAKRLLEVNPGVSKSDLLKKISKGQSLSKWDRAILRWQHQVALREESLFSFLGKSDNYDRKILPRVKGLPKVFSYQRLNELATKRGQLATTNNRFGIKNAFYSKRIAPQYNLYKNFQVNYSYLASPEYNDFQLLLSEFAKQKTDVLFVITPVNKAWAEYTGLNQDKYQEAVRKIKYQLKAQGFHRIADFSKDGGESYFMQDTIHLGWNGWLAFDKEVQPFLENNQSSPHYKLNSYFYSKEWANKRLVSQD; translated from the coding sequence ATGCTTAAGAGACTTTGGTTAATCCTAGGTCCTCTTTTCATAGCTTTTATCCTAGTGGTGATTACTATTTTTAGTTTTCCAACAAAGCTGAATCAGTCATTGACAGAAGAACGCTCAAATGCGGTGGCCATTAGTGATAGTTCTTTTAAGAATGGTCTGATTAAAAGGCAGGCCCTATCGGATAAAACGATTCACTTTGTTCCGTTTTTTGGTTCCAGTGAATGGAGTCGTATGGACGGTATGCATCCCTCGGTTCTTGCGGAACGTTACAATCGAACCTATAGGCCTTTCTTAATTGGAAAAAGAGGTTCTGCATCCTTATCTCATTACTATGGCATGCAACAAATTTCAAAGGAAATGCAAGGACAAAAAGCGGTTTTTGTGGTTTCTCCTCAATGGTTCACACCGCAGGGAATTAATCCAGGAGCAGCTCAAATGTACTTGTCAAATACACAAGTCATTGAGTTCTTGTTAAACGCTAAATCTGATAAAGAATCACGATTTGCTGCTAAGCGTTTACTTGAGGTTAATCCTGGCGTATCCAAATCCGATTTATTGAAGAAAATCAGTAAAGGTCAATCTCTTAGTAAGTGGGATAGGGCTATCCTGAGATGGCAGCACCAGGTTGCACTGAGAGAGGAATCTCTCTTTAGTTTCTTAGGTAAATCAGATAATTACGATAGGAAGATTCTCCCACGGGTTAAAGGATTGCCAAAAGTATTTTCATACCAGCGATTAAATGAATTAGCCACTAAACGTGGGCAATTGGCAACGACCAATAACCGCTTTGGGATCAAGAATGCTTTTTATAGTAAGCGCATTGCCCCTCAATACAACCTCTATAAAAATTTTCAGGTCAATTATAGTTACCTGGCTTCGCCGGAATATAATGATTTTCAATTATTATTATCAGAATTTGCCAAACAAAAAACAGATGTTCTCTTTGTGATTACTCCTGTCAATAAAGCTTGGGCAGAATATACAGGGCTCAACCAAGATAAGTATCAAGAAGCTGTTCGTAAGATTAAGTATCAGTTAAAAGCTCAAGGGTTTCATCGCATTGCTGACTTCTCAAAAGATGGTGGTGAGTCCTACTTTATGCAAGATACTATCCATCTCGGTTGGAATGGCTGGTTAGCTTTTGATAAGGAAGTGCAACCTTTCTTGGAAAACAATCAGTCAAGTCCACATTATAAGCTTAATTCTTATTTTTATAGTAAGGAATGGGCTAATAAGCGGTTAGTCTCCCAAGACTAA
- the dltC gene encoding D-alanine--poly(phosphoribitol) ligase subunit DltC: protein MSIEETVIELFDRLFMEDVSEMMDEDLFDAGVLDSLGTVELIVELESTFNIKVPISEFGRDDWNTVTKIVQGVEELQHA, encoded by the coding sequence ATGTCTATTGAAGAAACTGTAATTGAATTGTTTGACCGTTTGTTTATGGAAGATGTTTCAGAGATGATGGATGAAGACTTGTTTGATGCGGGTGTGTTGGATAGTCTAGGAACAGTTGAATTGATTGTTGAGTTAGAGTCAACGTTCAATATTAAAGTACCAATTTCAGAATTTGGTCGTGACGATTGGAACACGGTAACTAAGATTGTTCAAGGTGTAGAGGAATTGCAACATGCTTAA
- the dltB gene encoding D-alanyl-lipoteichoic acid biosynthesis protein DltB produces the protein MMTIFDHIPYMEPYGNPIYFVYLILAFLPVIIGIFRQKRLTVYEILVSLVFILFMFGGDHYQQLVAFLFYLAWQIVSVFAYKKYRENANSTAVFYLAIVMALFPLICVKVAPLTLSSNQTLFSFLGISYLTFKSVGMIIEMRDGTLKEVSLPDFIRFMIFFPTFSSGPIDRFRRFQEDYHKLPDRNDYLSMLNKAVMYLMLGFLYKHIISYCLGGILLPIIENKALMAGGYFNKETILVMYVYGFNLFFDFAGYSMFAIGMSYMLGIRTPENFNMPFLSASLKDFWNRWHMSLSFWFRDYVFMRLVHLLIKHKTFKNRNVTSGVAYLVNMLVMGFWHGLTWYYIAYGLFHGVGLVINDAWIRKKKEINRHRKKKGLSPLFQSKVFHVLCIMITFHIVMFSLLLFSGFLNDLWFNRPLH, from the coding sequence ATGATGACGATCTTTGACCATATTCCCTATATGGAACCTTACGGAAATCCCATTTACTTTGTTTATCTTATTTTGGCATTCTTGCCAGTGATTATTGGGATTTTTAGACAGAAACGCCTGACGGTCTATGAAATCCTTGTCAGTTTGGTTTTTATCTTGTTTATGTTTGGGGGAGATCATTACCAACAGTTAGTTGCTTTTCTCTTCTATCTCGCTTGGCAAATCGTTAGTGTTTTTGCTTACAAAAAATACCGTGAAAATGCCAATAGTACAGCAGTCTTCTACCTGGCTATTGTAATGGCTCTGTTTCCGCTTATCTGTGTTAAGGTGGCACCTTTAACCCTATCTTCTAACCAAACCCTCTTTAGTTTTTTGGGGATTTCTTACCTGACCTTTAAGAGTGTGGGAATGATTATTGAGATGCGTGATGGAACCCTTAAAGAAGTTAGTTTGCCAGATTTTATTCGCTTTATGATTTTTTTCCCTACCTTTTCCAGTGGGCCAATTGATCGCTTCAGACGCTTTCAAGAAGATTATCATAAGCTTCCTGATCGTAATGACTACTTAAGTATGCTAAACAAGGCAGTCATGTACCTCATGCTTGGTTTTCTCTATAAACATATCATTTCGTATTGTTTAGGTGGTATTTTACTTCCAATTATTGAAAACAAAGCACTGATGGCCGGAGGCTATTTTAACAAGGAAACAATCCTTGTCATGTATGTCTATGGTTTCAATCTCTTCTTTGATTTCGCGGGTTATTCTATGTTTGCGATTGGGATGTCCTACATGCTAGGCATTAGGACACCGGAAAACTTTAATATGCCTTTCTTATCTGCAAGTTTAAAAGATTTTTGGAATAGATGGCATATGAGCTTGTCCTTCTGGTTTAGAGATTATGTGTTTATGCGATTGGTTCACTTGTTAATCAAGCATAAAACCTTTAAGAATCGTAACGTCACCTCAGGTGTTGCCTATCTGGTTAACATGTTAGTGATGGGATTTTGGCACGGTCTGACTTGGTATTATATTGCCTATGGGCTTTTCCATGGTGTAGGACTTGTTATTAATGATGCCTGGATTCGCAAGAAAAAAGAAATCAACCGTCACCGTAAGAAAAAAGGCTTGTCCCCCCTCTTTCAGAGTAAGGTGTTCCATGTCTTATGTATCATGATAACTTTCCATATTGTCATGTTTTCACTTCTGTTATTCTCTGGTTTTTTAAATGACCTTTGGTTTAACAGGCCACTACATTAA
- the dltA gene encoding D-alanine--poly(phosphoribitol) ligase subunit DltA has translation MIKDMIDSIEYFAQTQANFPVYDCLGERCTYGQLKKDSDSIAAYIDGLGLPEKSPVLVFGAQTYDMLATFVALIKSGHAYIPVDVHSAPERILSIVEIAKPSLVIAIEDLPITIEKVALISLADIESAKATETPYQLTHPVKGDDNYYIIFTSGTTGQPKGVQISHDNLLSFTNWMIEDEAFDVPKQPQMLAQPPYSFDLSVMYWAPTLALGGTLFALPKELVSDFKQLFATIAQLPVGIWTSTPSFADMAMLSDEFCQEKMPNLTHFYFDGEELTVSTARKLFERFPDAKIINAYGPTEATVALSAIEITKEMVSTSTRLPIGYPKPDSPTFIIDEEGNELPLGEQGEIIVTGPAVSKGYLNNPDKTAEAFFTFKGQPAYHTGDLGSLTEDNILLYGGRLDFQIKYAGYRIELEDVSQQLNQSPMVASAVAVPRYNKEHKVQNLLAYIVVKDGVKERFDRELELTKAIKASVKDHMMSYMMPSKFIYRDSLPLTPNGKIDIKALINEVNNR, from the coding sequence ATGATTAAGGATATGATTGACAGCATTGAATATTTTGCTCAAACACAAGCTAATTTTCCAGTTTATGATTGCTTGGGAGAACGTTGCACCTATGGGCAACTGAAAAAGGATTCTGACAGCATTGCTGCCTATATAGATGGTCTAGGATTACCAGAAAAGTCGCCTGTTTTAGTTTTTGGGGCACAAACCTATGACATGTTGGCTACTTTTGTTGCTTTGATCAAGTCAGGTCATGCTTATATTCCGGTAGATGTACACTCTGCACCAGAACGGATTTTGTCTATTGTTGAGATTGCTAAACCAAGTTTAGTCATTGCTATTGAAGATTTACCCATCACTATTGAGAAGGTCGCACTGATTTCATTAGCAGACATCGAATCGGCAAAAGCAACAGAAACACCTTACCAACTAACACATCCAGTTAAAGGGGATGATAATTATTACATTATTTTTACTTCTGGGACGACTGGTCAACCAAAGGGAGTGCAAATTTCTCACGACAATCTCTTAAGTTTTACCAACTGGATGATTGAGGATGAAGCATTTGATGTTCCTAAACAACCACAAATGCTAGCGCAGCCACCGTACTCATTCGACCTTTCAGTCATGTATTGGGCGCCAACCTTAGCTTTAGGTGGTACCTTATTTGCCCTTCCAAAAGAATTGGTATCAGATTTTAAACAACTCTTTGCGACGATTGCTCAATTGCCAGTTGGTATTTGGACGTCAACGCCATCTTTTGCAGATATGGCCATGCTTAGCGATGAGTTTTGTCAAGAAAAGATGCCAAATTTGACACATTTTTACTTTGATGGTGAGGAGCTAACGGTATCGACCGCTCGAAAACTCTTTGAGCGCTTCCCAGATGCTAAGATTATTAACGCCTATGGACCAACCGAAGCGACTGTGGCTTTGTCTGCTATTGAAATTACTAAAGAAATGGTTTCGACTTCGACACGTTTGCCAATTGGTTACCCAAAACCAGATTCTCCAACTTTTATCATTGATGAAGAGGGGAACGAATTGCCTTTAGGGGAACAAGGGGAAATTATTGTAACAGGACCTGCTGTATCAAAAGGTTATCTCAATAATCCTGATAAGACAGCAGAAGCCTTCTTTACTTTTAAAGGACAGCCTGCATATCATACAGGGGATCTTGGTTCCTTAACAGAAGATAATATCTTACTCTATGGTGGACGTTTAGACTTTCAGATTAAATATGCTGGCTATCGCATCGAGCTGGAAGACGTGTCGCAACAGTTGAATCAATCCCCAATGGTTGCCTCAGCAGTAGCTGTTCCAAGATATAATAAGGAACACAAAGTTCAAAATCTCTTAGCCTATATCGTTGTCAAAGATGGGGTTAAAGAGCGTTTTGACAGAGAGTTAGAGTTAACCAAAGCTATCAAAGCCTCTGTTAAGGATCATATGATGAGTTATATGATGCCTTCTAAGTTTATTTACCGAGACAGTCTCCCATTAACCCCAAATGGTAAGATAGATATTAAAGCTTTGATTAATGAGGTCAATAACCGATGA
- a CDS encoding teichoic acid D-Ala incorporation-associated protein DltX → MIKNKSRMREVAVFIGKIALFYLIFMLLVYFFGYLGHGQSNFIYNEF, encoded by the coding sequence ATGATAAAAAATAAATCAAGAATGAGGGAAGTAGCCGTTTTTATCGGTAAAATAGCCTTATTTTATCTGATTTTTATGTTGCTGGTCTATTTCTTTGGTTACCTAGGACATGGTCAAAGTAACTTTATTTATAATGAATTTTAG